The DNA sequence TTCATGCACCGCCAGCACATTTTCGTACATTTTTTCAACTATTTGATTAGTTGTTCCTATTATTTCAAAAACCTTTTCAGGACGAAGTTTCATATGTTTGCTGAAATCGGTCAGCCAACCTGTATTGACTAGATCATGCCTGTGGTTGTGGAATCCATATGATTCATTGGTTATTTCACAGATGAGGGGTTAGGGAGATGTAGAAACCATGGATTCAGGATCGGGGTCCGGAATGACGGTAAGGTAATTCGGTTTTTCTGTTGTACTTTTATATCAAGCCGCATAGTTCATCGGCTATTTCGTTGATGAGGTCTTCGTTGCTTCCCTCGACCATTACCCGGATCAGCGGTTCGGTTCCCGAGGGGCGTACCAGTATTCTTCCTGTTTTGCCAAGCTTGTTCTCTAGTTTTTCTATGGTATCAAGAAATCCGGGGATGGTGTTTATATCGATTTTGGTTTCGGTTCTGACGTTTTTGAGCACCTGCGGATAACTTTCCATGACGGTGGCCAGTTCGGAGAGCGGTTTTTGGGTCTTGTTCATCACCGAGAGGAGTTGCAGAGCGGCGAGAATGCCGTCACCGGTGGTGATGTGGTCGAGGAAGACGAGGTGTCCGGACTGCTCGCCTCCGAAGGAGTAACCTTCCTTTCTCATGTGTTCGACCACGTAACGGTCGCCCACCGCTGTGCGCACCATGGTGCCGCCCATCTGCTCCATGGCGATATGGAGTCCCATATTGGACATTACCGTGGAGACCAGCGTCTTTTTCTTCAGTTTACGTCGTTTAAGCAGATCCTTGGCGCAGATGGCCATGATATGATCGCCGTCGACGATCCTGCCCTTCTCGTCGCAGACGATCAAACGATCGCCGTCGCCGTCCAGCGCCAGGCCGATATCAGCGCCGAGCTCCTTGACCTTCTCGGCCATAAGCTCGGGATGGAGGGCGCCGCACCGGTCGTTGATATTGATGCCGTTGGGGCTGACTCCCAGGGTGGTCACGGTAGCGCCGAGCTCCTCGAATACATGAGGCGCGACATTGTAGGTGGCGCCGTGGGCACAATCGAGAACGATATGAAAGTCATCCAGTTCGTACTTATGGGGAAAGGTGTTTTTAAGGAAGACGATATATCTTCCCTTGGCGTCATCGATCCTGGTGGCCTTGCCCACCTCGTCTGCCAAAGGACATAAGGAGGCCATCTTGTTCGAAAAGATCAGGTCCTCGATGTGAGCTTCCGTTTCATCGGGCAGCTTGAATCCGTCATTCGAGAATATCTTTATGCCGTTATCCTGAAAAGGATTGTGTGAAGCCGAGATTACCACACCGGCATCGGCGCGCATCGAGGTTGTAATAAACGCTATTCCAGGCGTGGGCATAGGCCCGACCAGAAGAACATCCACTCCCATGGAGCAAATTCCCGCAGCCAGAGAATTTTCCAGCATATAGCAGGATAACCTGGTGTCCTTGCCGATGACGATCCGGTGCCGTTTACTCTCGTCCTTGACGATAAAAGCGATTGCGCGCCCCACCTGCATGGCGATTTCCGTAGTCATCGGAAAGACATTGGCGATACCGCGAATGCCGTCGGTTCCAAATAATTTTTGCATTTTATTCAGCTACCTGTGTAGTTTCTATATTGTAAGCGTCTATATTTTAAGTGCCTGTATCACCGGACTTCTCTCTCGGCTCCCCGGGAAGATTCTTCGGCCGCCTCCGGCAGAGACGATGTATCCGGTATCTCAGGTGGCGGCGCAACCCGGGTAACATACGGTGGATTGATGGAAACTATTTCCAGAGGCACCGTAAGATCGGCTGAGGGAATTACCTGAACCCGCAGCTGGTCAACCTCATTTGCTGTCCCGTCTTCTACTGCCGTAACCGAGAAAAGATCGGTGAACTTTGTGTCCTCGTCTATGATCATCCTGGGGATTTTCATAGTCACCGTTACCGTTTCGGGCTCGACCTTCTGCAGAAATCCTTTCACGACAACGTTGACGGGTACATCTTCAATGGTTTTTGTGATAGTATCATAGGTAATGGTTATATCGGCGGTAACCGAGGTTTCACCGATAAGATCTACAATAGCGGGATCAAGCTCAAGAGGAATCTGCAGCTGCACCGACTCGAAGAGTCCGTGAATATTAATTGGAGTAGTCTGCAATACTTCGACCCGGGAAAGCACGGTCTGCGGTCCGGTAATGGAAATGGAGCTGGGATCTATGGTCAGGTTTTTGAGGACATAGCCCGGGGTGACACTGCCGACGGTTACCGGATTGATTGGCAATTCCTTTTTGATCAGCTTGTCCAGCGAGAGGATAATCGAGGAGGGCCGCACCCGCAGCACTTCGATCCCCCTGCTGATCGGGATGGTATCAATCTCGATGTTCTCCACCTTTGTACCCGGAGTTGCCTTGGAAAGATCTATCTGGCGGGCTTTCTGATCTTTGCCCGTTTCGAGTATCAATGAACGCGGGCCGCGCACGGTTACCTCGATTTCATTTTTATATTTGTTGGAAATGATCAGATCCTTGGGCAGATTGATGACCTCTACCGGCACCATGATGTTTTTCTCTACTATATCCTCGCCGCCGACAAAAATCCAAAGCATCGTCGCCAGACAGAGGGAGATAAGTTTCAGAACCCACCCCTTGGCCCAGAGGTTCTGAATTTTTTTGATGAATTGTGACATCATGCTCTAAAAAAGGTGTTCTTCCATGTCGAGGACTGTTCCTTACCGACAAATATTGCCCGTAGGCTGGTTCGCAAAGCTAATTCATCATTGACCGCGGTAAGGGCACCATGCTGTACCAGAGAAACGTTTTGGGTTTCCTCGGAAACTACCAGAATAATGGCATCTGTTTCTTCGGATAAACCTATTGCCGCCCGGTGCCTGGTACCGAAACGTTTGCTGATATATGGATTTCGGGTCAGAGGCAGAATACTGCCCGCCGTCTTGATTCTCCCTTTACTGATGATAACTCCACCGTCGTGCAGCGGCGATACCGGCATGAAGATGGAAACTAGCAACTCCTTGGTAAGCTTGGCATTGAGGTCGAAACCGGATTCGACGTAATCCCCCAGCCCGGTGTCGCGCTCAAGGATAATGAGTGCTCCGATTCTTCGCTTTGCGAGGTAAAAGACGGCACTTATAACCTCATCAATATCTCTTTCCATGGTATCGGTGGTTTTCTGGAAAGGAGATTTGCCGACCTGCGTCAGGGCTCGTCTGATATCATGCTGAAAAACGATGATGATAATAAGGAAGATAGAGCTGAGAAAGGTCCTGAGCAACCACATCAGGGTGGCGAGTTCAAGAACGCTCGCCATGAAGTAAACCATGGTAAGTACGATGATGCCGAGAAGCATCTGTACTGAGCGGGTACCCCGTATGATGGAAATAATCTGATGAATGATGAAGGCGACGACAAGGATATCCAAAGCATCCTGCCACCGCAAAAGTTCCAGAAATTCTAACATCTAAACAGGTGATCTTGAAATTTTATAACTGTACCCAACCAGGAATTCAGGACTTGTGAGTTGATTGATTCCTTAGAAATGAGTAAAAGAAAGGCTCTTCCTTATCCTTGCAGCCATTCTACATATGTTTAACACACTTTAGCAAGGTAAAATATAAAATATCAGTGCTTTTCAGGGTATTTATAAACATTTCGCCCGGGTATTGATTTTCTGCCTCATTGCGGGGCAGAGTAACGTCTATTCCTGAATTGTCCTTCCGGCTATCGTTGTCTTCAGTGATTGGGATTTGAAACTAATTAGTGCAGGAATCTGCAAAAAGCGTATATTCGGTATGAAAAAATTCAGGTCCCTGTAGAAGAAATAAAGTTGCACAACGGAGCAGACATCCGCATTTAAATCAATGGCAGATCTATACGGCAATATCCCCATATCCAGCGATATAAAAAAACCTGCTGAAAAACAGCACAAAAAAGAAGATCCACGGGATCAGCCCCCCTCTCCGCGGAAACCAGGCAAAAGGCTGTTTTTGATCCTCCCCCTGGTTCTACTTCTGCTTTTTGCCGGGTATTATGTCCTGAGTTCCGTCCTGGTGCCATATCTCATCAAAGACAAGTTCCCCGAGATCTTTCAGCAAAACACAGGCCTCAGCCTGAGTGTGGATACCGCCGGGTTCAACCCCCTGGACTGCTCGATCATTGCCGAAGGCATACATATCAACTCCCTGGAAGAAGACGGCTCAAGCGAAGATTTTCTGACTATCAGAGAACTCCATGCAGATCTTGATTTCATCCAGCTGCTGAGAAGAAGCATCGTCTCCGATGCCCTGATTATTAATGGGGCGGCATTTACAGTTTACCGATATCCGGACAATACCTACAACATCTCCCGGTTCTTTACAAAAAGCGGCGGTGAAGCTCTTGATATGTTGGATTTCGCCGAACTGCCCTTCCTCTATTCCCTGAACAATATATCCATCAATAACAGCAGTATCGTCTTCAACGACACCAGCACAGAAAAGGTTCACTATATCGAGGATTTGAAGGTCAACCTGCCGACTCTTTCCAATTTTTCCATTGATATCGGCAACTATATTCAACCACGCTTTTCAGCGGTCATCAACGGCAGTCCGGTTGAACTGATCAGCGAAACAGAACAGGCTTCCCGGGGCGGGGCAAAAGAGCTAACCCGGCTTTCCGGGACGCTGCAGGCCATCGACCTGCAGCTGTATGCCAATTATTTTCCGGTTCCGCTGCCGCTGGTAATAGAAAAAGGCACCGCTGATGGCAAGATACAGATATCCTTCCAGGCTCAGGAGAAAGAAGGTGGCCAACTGGCACTCAATTACCAGTTCCAGGTACGGGAAGCGCTTTTTCGCAGCCATGACCACATGCTTTCCCTTGCGGTTCCTGGCTTTAATTTGCTGGGTTCTCTCAACCCGCTGAACAGCGAGATTGATATCACCCATCTACTGCTGAGAGATCCGACTCTGAAAGTAGAGAAAGGCTTCAGCGCAGCTACCGTCGATTCTTTGTTTCTGAAGGATTACGATAAAAAAACTTCCAGCAGTTTTCCACTTGAGCTTCCGGCAATCACCTCGGCTCTACTCATTGCCGACAATGGCACGATAGTCATCAAAACTTCCGGGGAGAATCGCGAGTTCAGTCCCGTTCAGTTGAGCATACGCAATTTTGCCAATGCTGCCGCCCTGAAAGACAAGGCTTCGCAAGGCACCTTCCGGGTCAGCGCCGAGTCCGGGAATGATCCGGCACACTATTTCTGGCAAGGTAAATTTGACAATACCACCCCGGTCGGCTCCCTGGAGATTAACAACCTGCCGCTGGCTGAAGTGGTGAAGGTTGTCGCCCGAAAATCCGGAATAACAGGAGCTGCGGCAACTTCCGCTACAGGCTCGGCCGATATCCGGGGCAGATTCTCCCTGCGGCGCAGTGAATCAACACCAGTCTCCTTCGATTTCGAC is a window from the Desulfopila inferna genome containing:
- the cdaA gene encoding diadenylate cyclase CdaA — encoded protein: MLEFLELLRWQDALDILVVAFIIHQIISIIRGTRSVQMLLGIIVLTMVYFMASVLELATLMWLLRTFLSSIFLIIIIVFQHDIRRALTQVGKSPFQKTTDTMERDIDEVISAVFYLAKRRIGALIILERDTGLGDYVESGFDLNAKLTKELLVSIFMPVSPLHDGGVIISKGRIKTAGSILPLTRNPYISKRFGTRHRAAIGLSEETDAIILVVSEETQNVSLVQHGALTAVNDELALRTSLRAIFVGKEQSSTWKNTFFRA
- a CDS encoding CdaR family protein, with the translated sequence MMSQFIKKIQNLWAKGWVLKLISLCLATMLWIFVGGEDIVEKNIMVPVEVINLPKDLIISNKYKNEIEVTVRGPRSLILETGKDQKARQIDLSKATPGTKVENIEIDTIPISRGIEVLRVRPSSIILSLDKLIKKELPINPVTVGSVTPGYVLKNLTIDPSSISITGPQTVLSRVEVLQTTPINIHGLFESVQLQIPLELDPAIVDLIGETSVTADITITYDTITKTIEDVPVNVVVKGFLQKVEPETVTVTMKIPRMIIDEDTKFTDLFSVTAVEDGTANEVDQLRVQVIPSADLTVPLEIVSINPPYVTRVAPPPEIPDTSSLPEAAEESSRGAEREVR
- the glmM gene encoding phosphoglucosamine mutase, with protein sequence MQKLFGTDGIRGIANVFPMTTEIAMQVGRAIAFIVKDESKRHRIVIGKDTRLSCYMLENSLAAGICSMGVDVLLVGPMPTPGIAFITTSMRADAGVVISASHNPFQDNGIKIFSNDGFKLPDETEAHIEDLIFSNKMASLCPLADEVGKATRIDDAKGRYIVFLKNTFPHKYELDDFHIVLDCAHGATYNVAPHVFEELGATVTTLGVSPNGININDRCGALHPELMAEKVKELGADIGLALDGDGDRLIVCDEKGRIVDGDHIMAICAKDLLKRRKLKKKTLVSTVMSNMGLHIAMEQMGGTMVRTAVGDRYVVEHMRKEGYSFGGEQSGHLVFLDHITTGDGILAALQLLSVMNKTQKPLSELATVMESYPQVLKNVRTETKIDINTIPGFLDTIEKLENKLGKTGRILVRPSGTEPLIRVMVEGSNEDLINEIADELCGLI